The Miscanthus floridulus cultivar M001 chromosome 7, ASM1932011v1, whole genome shotgun sequence genome includes a region encoding these proteins:
- the LOC136463095 gene encoding probable protein phosphatase 2C member 13, mitochondrial isoform X1, translating to MVCIGSLLRALVLRAAASAGRRRGPRILCGRAADVRVTPRHGHGHGWRGFRAVTGRMMLDSSDSASAAAAAAAEAGAGAVAGQVQPQRRAVGAVPQAHDGGYASGGWEREDGKLSCGYSSFRGKRATMEDFYDVKLTEIDGQAVSLFGVFDGHGGSRAAEYLREHLFENLLKHPDFLTDTKLAISETYQKTDTDFLESEASAFRDDGSTASTAVLVGDHLYVANVGDSRAVISKAGKAMALSEDHKPNRIDERKRIENAGGIVIWAGTWRVGGVLAMSRAFGNRLLKPYVVAEPEIQEEQVNGELECLVLASDGLWDVVENEEAVSLGKSEEAPESAARKLTEIAYSRGSADNITCIVVQFQHDKTG from the exons ATGGTATGCATCGGTAGCCTCCTGAGGGCGCTGGTTCTGCGTGCGGCGGCATCTGCGGGCAGGCGCCGGGGGCCCAGGATCCTGTGTGGCCGCGCGGCGGATGTGCGCGTGACGCCCCGGCACGGACACGGACACGGCTGGCGCGGGTTCCGGGCGGTCACGGGAAGGATGATGCTGGACTCCTCTGACTCTGCCtctgccgccgcagccgccgccgcggagGCGGGGGCCGGGGCGGTGGCGGGGCAGGTGCAGCCGCAGCGCCGCGCGGTGGGGGCCGTGCCCCAGGCGCACGACGGCGGCTACGCCAGCGGCGGATGGGAGAG aGAAGATGGTAAACTGAGTTGTGGATACTCAAGTTTTAGAGGGAAGAGAGCTACAATGGAGGATTTCTATGATGTAAAACTAACTGAAATCGATGGACAAGCTGTTAGCCTGTTTGGTGTTTTTGATG GTCATGGTGGATCACGTGCTGCTGAGTATTTGAGGGAGCACTTGTTTGAGAACCTTCTCAAGCACCCTGATTTCTTGACGGATACAAAGCTTGCTATAA GCGAAACATATCAGAAAACAGATACAGATTTCTTGGAATCGGAAGCAAGCGCTTTCAGGGATGATGGTTCAACAGCATCAACTGCAGTTTTGGTGGGTGACCAtctgtatgttgcaaatgttggtGATTCTCGTGCTGTTATTTCAAAAGCTGGCAAAG CTATGGCACTTTCAGAAGATCACAAACCTAACAGGATTGATGAGCGAAAGAGAATTGAAAATGCTGGTGGTATTGTCATTTGGGCTG GTACTTGGAGGGTAGGTGGTGTATTGGCAATGTCCCGTGCATTTGGCAATCGTTTACTGAAGCCATATGTAGTGGCAGAACCTGAAATTCAG GAAGAACAGGTCAATGGTGAGCTGGAATGCCTGGTTCTTGCTAGTGACGGGCTTTGGGATGTTGTGGAAAATGAG GAAGCTGTTTCCCTTGGGAAATCAGAGGAGgcgccagagtctgcagctcggAAATTGACAGAGATTGCTTACTCTCGTGGCAGCGCTGACAATATCACATGCATCGTGGTCCAATTTCAGCATGACAAAACCGGATGA
- the LOC136463095 gene encoding probable protein phosphatase 2C member 13, mitochondrial isoform X2 codes for MEDFYDVKLTEIDGQAVSLFGVFDGHGGSRAAEYLREHLFENLLKHPDFLTDTKLAISETYQKTDTDFLESEASAFRDDGSTASTAVLVGDHLYVANVGDSRAVISKAGKAMALSEDHKPNRIDERKRIENAGGIVIWAGTWRVGGVLAMSRAFGNRLLKPYVVAEPEIQEEQVNGELECLVLASDGLWDVVENEEAVSLGKSEEAPESAARKLTEIAYSRGSADNITCIVVQFQHDKTG; via the exons ATGGAGGATTTCTATGATGTAAAACTAACTGAAATCGATGGACAAGCTGTTAGCCTGTTTGGTGTTTTTGATG GTCATGGTGGATCACGTGCTGCTGAGTATTTGAGGGAGCACTTGTTTGAGAACCTTCTCAAGCACCCTGATTTCTTGACGGATACAAAGCTTGCTATAA GCGAAACATATCAGAAAACAGATACAGATTTCTTGGAATCGGAAGCAAGCGCTTTCAGGGATGATGGTTCAACAGCATCAACTGCAGTTTTGGTGGGTGACCAtctgtatgttgcaaatgttggtGATTCTCGTGCTGTTATTTCAAAAGCTGGCAAAG CTATGGCACTTTCAGAAGATCACAAACCTAACAGGATTGATGAGCGAAAGAGAATTGAAAATGCTGGTGGTATTGTCATTTGGGCTG GTACTTGGAGGGTAGGTGGTGTATTGGCAATGTCCCGTGCATTTGGCAATCGTTTACTGAAGCCATATGTAGTGGCAGAACCTGAAATTCAG GAAGAACAGGTCAATGGTGAGCTGGAATGCCTGGTTCTTGCTAGTGACGGGCTTTGGGATGTTGTGGAAAATGAG GAAGCTGTTTCCCTTGGGAAATCAGAGGAGgcgccagagtctgcagctcggAAATTGACAGAGATTGCTTACTCTCGTGGCAGCGCTGACAATATCACATGCATCGTGGTCCAATTTCAGCATGACAAAACCGGATGA